The sequence ttttgaatcagCTCATTTATTGACccttcttatattattatttgattaatattatatattaactacaatgtaaataatttttaaaacattgagaaaataatttatatgattgaTGTCGTCATACGTGTtcaatataagtaatatattaagTCTTACCGTCATGAGTGAAGGCAAAGACAGATTAAACTTATCAGAAACTGAAAGTTTACATCctaaattattagttattatcaTCATTCTGAACATATGTTTTAATGATGATTCATACTGATACCATTCTTCATGGAATGCCTTGTCTGTTATTTCTACGCTCTAAAgtgtatacaaaataatacataaaattgattttatgcaattttaattcatgttaaatttcaaaatagaattttgtttatcttatagataatgtatatattaatatatcgtgaagataatattaatgtgtgtatgtgtatgtgtagatataatattttttatcaaatcaataatGTAGAATCAGTAGAGCATATTGTTAACAAAATTTcgcatgtaattttttttaataaaaatcgtaATCGTGTAAtcgtgaaaatatatttcaacaaaGCTTACCGCGTCTAATAATTGATTAAcgcataaacataaaatataaagctcAACTAGAGCACCagatatatacataacaaTCATAATTCCTTCTAGAAAATCCATCGATAATATCTAGATTACATACATATCGTTATAGTATCATAAATCTACCTTCAATCATGTATAActagaaaatgttaataccgttatcaaatattactCACTGCACTTATCAGCATGACATCgagaaaacaaagaataaaaacatttgtcaaatatattagACTCATATTTAAAGATAGCAATTTCTTTAGCATTAAAGTTATTCtgaaaagaagaaacaatacgatattaatcaaataaacatTGGAAATGGAAAACTtagggaaaaataattttaaacgacaagaaaattaatttgaagaaaaatagcaaatgaataaaatatctcaCGAAATAAGCAGATACTCACTAACTACTTACCGTACTATAGCATTGTGATGTCGACATAATGCCTTCAGTTTCAGAATCGCCAATGAATTTACATTAGAATATTCCTTTTCGAATTCATCGTGTTGACTCTGTAGAATATTTTCTCGAAATATCGTTGCGAGCTTCACCGCGATGTAGCGATATTGTGCTGTTACTAGTAATACTAGATTTATCATGTAGACGTTCAAAGCaaccttttttataaatatatacacgcTAGCAATAGTCACGATACAATTTCCCAATAGAAAGATTTCTATCGAGAATGGTTGCTTCGAGAGAACTATTGGTACCCTATAATCctcatagaaaaaatatttcttcttcaAAATCGACGCAAAAGATATACAGCACCACATTGCAAGAGATATAGTCCCAgctatgcaataaaatttgagaGGAACATCTACCGGTCTTAAGGTCGAATCCACGATAAACTTCATTGTCTTATCCCCAACGCGCAGAATTTCATTTAGTTTTTGAATCAGTTGAGTTACAAGATCTCTGTGCACATGCATttgtcttaataaaaaaaacacttcTATGATAACCACCATGCCGACCGTTCCATCCCGCAAAGCTTTATCTATTGGCACGTATAAGATTCCGGGAATTATTGCgctaatataaattgtttcgaTCAGCCATATAACGGCGCTGTATATTCTCCACGCTACAGGGAACGGAGAATCGTTGCTAGTCATCGGTAACAGGTTACCCGAGACTCTGTTTAATCGAACGTTCAGGGAATTTCTGTTTTGAAAGTCCATATTCTGTAAAATGCACTTTCGTGACAAAtggaaaatatacaaaatgtaacttaaaaatattctttctttaacCTTTAGTATAAGCAGCCACTTTTAAAAGTGTATTAGATATAtctagatatatatttatatatatttctgttcGACATTTTCATTATCGCACACATTATCTGCTCTTTTCGTCAAAAGAAAATACAggatcttttattattattcgtaaTTAAACGTTATTCTTAGATATCTTATTTCCTCTTGAATTTCTACTTCTTTGTAGTATGTACTACAGTAGACATTGTCATTGAGGGAacattatttctctttcaccCCAGTTTGTGAACGTTCATTCTGATGACTATAgaaacattacaaattaaatatcgtCAACAGAAGAAGCTTTTCCAGTTTATTGtaaagaaatagagaaatcCATGATATCCACACTCGACAATGTTtgacaaatttgaaatatgtcacattttcattttctacAGGAGATGGAAGGCGACTCCCAGTTACTCTGTAATTACTCTAGGACTAGGGAGCGATTATCTTATGGTTCACTGCGGAGGTGCTCATCGTAAAGGAAGAGGCAAATGAAGTCAGTATCTGATGTTGTCTGGTACACATTTCTTCAGAGCGGCAACtgaaaattaatctgcaaaatgttatataaacatCGAACGTTTCATAAAATGCTTGGCGAAGGATGCTTGCTTATAAACAGAACAAGAACTATAATGTGAGTTTTTCCTATCACACATACCTTAGCTGTAGAAAAATTaactagaaaattttaatcaattatttattttaaatggacaggcaattacataatttgatttacaataagttaaatcaagtgtatatagtttttttttacaattaatatagtGTTCTAGAAAACcaacatttttaacatgtttaaagcaaatttttttctaactttagAAAGTACTATTGAGTTGTTCTACATTAATAACACAAAAAgatacaagaatataaaatgtcataatatagtttaattcTGTTGAAGAACtgacgaaaaataatataataatcttcCGGTTGTatgttaacaataaaattttaattttttgttagtattatttgaattatatatatttgaattatatgtatttttttatacgtacgtattatatattaagagaATGCTAAACTGCCCGTCAAATTTGATCGAAGtcaataatgtagagtcattcgtttatccttgttcataaaaatattcgcttcaaaataaaaattatgtagcttatacgtacaatgAATGGTATCCCTCAGTTCAGAATACATTAAGGActaaaactatttatatatttataatatttgtcaaattacgattaaaagccgtaaaaaagttatttgtgtgatcaaattttattcatctaAGTGCTTTTACTAcagatttctaaaaatttgatcgcacaagtaacttttttttacctctgttaattataatttgatgaatatagtcttattcctcaatctattctgAACTGAGAGataccattcatttgtacgtataagctatattattagaaatagtatttctaataattaaataccaGTTTTTACTTACTGCATTTACGAAGAGTAGATTTACGCATTTACGACGaaacagaaaagaaagatattactcaagtaaattatattcatattcaaagctaaaaattttttcaatattaacattgtgctaaaaaagaaacatatattaaataatcactaaactaaaaaagaatcactaaactaaaaaaaaatttacaaatgacTAATTTATGATATCTAGTTATGATGTCGATAATAATTCTCTCATCTTTTTCTTTGCCAATAAATCTGTggaataatattcttttcggAATTTATACTTTTCATTTTGTGAAGTTGAAGTATCATTTCGAAGTATAGTTGCAAGTTTCACTGCGACGTAACGATACTATGCTGTTCGTATTAATACA comes from Monomorium pharaonis isolate MP-MQ-018 unplaced genomic scaffold, ASM1337386v2 scaffold_601, whole genome shotgun sequence and encodes:
- the LOC118644024 gene encoding uncharacterized protein LOC118644024 translates to MDFQNRNSLNVRLNRVSGNLLPMTSNDSPFPVAWRIYSAVIWLIETIYISAIIPGILYVPIDKALRDGTVGMVVIIEVFFLLRQMHVHRDLVTQLIQKLNEILRVGDKTMKFIVDSTLRPVDVPLKFYCIAGTISLAMWCCISFASILKKKYFFYEDYRVPIVLSKQPFSIEIFLLGNCIVTIASVYIFIKKVALNVYMINLVLLVTAQYRYIAVKLATIFRENILQSQHDEFEKEYSNVNSLAILKLKALCRHHNAIVRITLMLKKLLSLNMSLIYLTNVFILCFLDVMLISAVSNI